Proteins encoded in a region of the Isosphaeraceae bacterium EP7 genome:
- a CDS encoding Fic family protein, with protein sequence MWIHEHPDWPHFIWDAASITDRLASLRHRQGRLVGRMEGLGFRLRGEAELATLTENVLRSSEIEGDILEPEQVRSSIARRLGIDIGGLLPADRRVEGVVEMMLDAAQNSQAPLSAERLYNWHAALFPTGRSGLGRIVVGSWRDDANGPMQVVSGPIGKERVHFQAPEAGRLEAEMTHFLDNFNAETAIDPVIKAAIAHLWFVTIHPFDDGNGRIARAIADLALARSDRSPQRFYSMSAQIQLERKAYYEILEQTQNGPLDITLWLDWFLACLDRSLVGAEQTLTAVLTKARFWEAHSEQPFNDRQRKIINLLLDGFDGKLTSSKWAKLGKCSQDTAHRDIVDLMGRHILAQEGVGRGTAYSLVETDSM encoded by the coding sequence GTGTGGATTCACGAGCACCCCGACTGGCCTCATTTCATCTGGGACGCCGCGTCGATCACCGATCGCCTTGCCTCTCTGCGGCACCGCCAGGGGAGGCTCGTCGGCCGTATGGAAGGCCTCGGCTTCCGCCTGCGCGGCGAGGCCGAGCTTGCCACACTCACCGAGAACGTCCTGCGATCGAGCGAGATCGAGGGTGACATCCTCGAACCCGAGCAAGTCCGGTCGTCGATCGCGCGTCGACTGGGGATCGACATCGGCGGCCTTCTCCCCGCCGATCGGCGCGTCGAAGGGGTCGTCGAGATGATGCTCGACGCCGCCCAGAACAGCCAGGCCCCACTCTCCGCCGAACGTCTCTACAACTGGCATGCCGCCCTGTTCCCGACCGGCCGTAGCGGCCTGGGCCGGATCGTCGTCGGCTCCTGGAGGGACGACGCCAACGGCCCGATGCAGGTCGTCTCGGGACCGATCGGCAAGGAACGGGTCCACTTTCAGGCGCCGGAGGCCGGTCGTCTCGAAGCCGAGATGACGCACTTCCTCGACAACTTCAACGCCGAAACCGCCATCGATCCGGTCATCAAGGCCGCGATCGCGCATCTCTGGTTCGTGACCATCCACCCCTTCGACGACGGCAACGGCCGGATCGCCCGCGCCATCGCCGACCTGGCCCTCGCCCGCTCCGACCGCAGCCCCCAGCGATTCTACAGCATGTCGGCCCAGATCCAGCTCGAGCGCAAGGCCTATTACGAGATCCTCGAACAGACCCAGAACGGCCCCCTCGACATCACCCTCTGGCTCGACTGGTTCCTGGCCTGTCTCGACCGCTCGCTCGTCGGCGCAGAGCAGACGTTGACGGCGGTGCTGACAAAAGCCCGGTTCTGGGAGGCCCATTCCGAGCAACCCTTCAACGACCGCCAGCGCAAGATCATCAACCTTCTGCTCGATGGGTTTGACGGCAAACTCACGTCTTCCAAATGGGCGAAGCTAGGCAAATGCTCGCAGGACACGGCGCATCGTGACATCGTCGACCTGATGGGCCGCCACATTCTTGCTCAGGAAGGTGTCGGCCGCGGGACGGCGTATTCACTTGTCGAAACAGATTCGATGTAA
- a CDS encoding M1 family metallopeptidase, producing MKTSMSNHLKRSRRAVASLVLAGAAFMNACTPGLAADSKRDPHSYGNPDQIRVTNVDLDLEVDFERKAILGSAVLTVAREAGCPVDAKLVLDTRALEIASVEWAPTVGGPFKGVKFELGKADPILGAPLAIDVPSDAGAVRVTYKTTPGATALQWLDPVQTAGGENPFLFTQSQAIHARSWIPVQDSPGVRLTYTASIRVPKGLTAVMSADHLPAGDVPEVFRFAMPQPIPAYLIALGVGDLAFRQLGPRTGVYAEPSLVDRAAFEFADTETMVKVAEDRYGPYRWGRYDLLVLPPSFPYGGMENPKLTFATPTILAGDRSLVSLVAHELAHSWSGNLVTNATWRDFWLNEGFTTYIEGRIIEDVFGADRARMDDVLGLAKLKAEVKELKPADQILHIDLAGRDPDEGVTGIPYEKGALFLKTLEETFGREKFDAFIKGYFDKFAFRSLTTAEFRDHLEKTLLASDPKLAESIDVDGWIEKPGLDEKYTVPTSPRLAAVDRAVKGYVDGSMPLARIETADWSTQEWLGFLRGLPRDLSPEKMADLDAAFKLTDRGNSEIAAEWLQMAIRAKYKPADAKLEAFLAVVGRRKYLMPLYSELKKTPEGLARARAIYAKARRGYHPIAVESVDKLIGRPES from the coding sequence ATGAAAACCTCCATGTCGAACCACCTGAAACGGAGCCGCCGCGCGGTGGCCTCCCTCGTCCTGGCCGGGGCCGCTTTCATGAACGCCTGCACGCCGGGCCTCGCCGCCGACTCGAAGCGCGACCCGCACTCGTACGGCAATCCCGACCAGATCCGGGTCACGAATGTTGATCTCGACCTGGAGGTCGACTTCGAGCGCAAGGCGATCCTGGGGAGCGCCGTCCTGACGGTGGCCCGCGAGGCCGGCTGCCCTGTAGACGCCAAGCTGGTGCTCGACACGAGGGCGCTGGAGATTGCCTCCGTCGAGTGGGCCCCGACGGTCGGAGGGCCGTTCAAGGGGGTGAAGTTCGAGTTGGGCAAGGCCGACCCGATCCTGGGGGCTCCCCTGGCGATTGACGTGCCCAGCGACGCGGGCGCCGTGCGGGTGACGTACAAGACGACGCCGGGTGCGACGGCCCTGCAATGGCTCGACCCGGTGCAGACGGCTGGCGGCGAGAATCCGTTCCTGTTCACGCAGTCGCAGGCGATCCACGCGCGTTCATGGATCCCGGTGCAGGACTCGCCAGGCGTCCGCCTGACGTACACGGCCAGCATTCGGGTGCCGAAGGGGCTGACGGCGGTGATGTCGGCCGACCATCTGCCCGCGGGCGACGTGCCCGAGGTCTTCCGGTTCGCCATGCCGCAGCCGATCCCCGCGTACCTCATCGCGCTGGGGGTGGGCGATCTGGCCTTCCGCCAGCTCGGCCCGCGCACGGGGGTGTATGCCGAGCCGTCGCTGGTGGACCGCGCCGCGTTCGAGTTCGCCGATACGGAGACGATGGTGAAGGTGGCCGAGGATCGCTACGGCCCTTATCGCTGGGGCCGGTACGACCTGCTCGTCCTGCCGCCGAGCTTCCCGTATGGCGGCATGGAAAACCCCAAACTCACGTTCGCCACCCCCACGATCCTGGCCGGCGACCGCAGCCTGGTCTCGCTGGTGGCGCACGAGCTGGCGCACTCGTGGTCGGGCAACCTGGTGACCAATGCCACCTGGCGCGACTTCTGGCTCAATGAGGGGTTCACCACCTACATCGAAGGCCGGATCATCGAGGATGTCTTCGGCGCCGACCGCGCCCGGATGGACGACGTCCTGGGCCTGGCCAAGCTGAAGGCCGAGGTGAAGGAGCTGAAGCCCGCCGACCAGATCCTTCACATCGACCTGGCCGGCCGCGACCCCGACGAGGGGGTGACGGGCATCCCATATGAGAAGGGGGCCCTCTTCCTGAAGACGCTCGAAGAGACGTTCGGCCGAGAGAAGTTCGATGCGTTCATCAAAGGCTACTTCGACAAGTTCGCCTTCCGCAGCCTGACGACCGCCGAGTTCCGCGACCACCTGGAGAAGACCTTGCTGGCGTCGGACCCGAAGCTCGCCGAGTCGATCGACGTGGACGGCTGGATCGAGAAGCCCGGCCTCGACGAGAAATACACCGTGCCGACCTCGCCCCGGCTCGCCGCGGTCGACCGGGCCGTGAAAGGTTATGTGGATGGGTCGATGCCTCTGGCCAGGATCGAAACGGCCGACTGGTCGACCCAGGAATGGCTGGGCTTCCTGCGGGGCCTGCCGCGCGACCTCTCTCCCGAGAAGATGGCCGACCTCGATGCCGCCTTCAAGCTGACCGACCGGGGCAACTCGGAGATCGCCGCCGAGTGGCTCCAGATGGCCATCCGCGCCAAATACAAGCCGGCCGACGCGAAGCTCGAGGCGTTCCTCGCGGTCGTCGGCCGTCGCAAATACCTGATGCCGCTGTACTCGGAGCTGAAGAAGACCCCCGAAGGTCTGGCCCGCGCCCGGGCGATCTACGCGAAGGCCAGGCGTGGCTATCACCCGATCGCCGTCGAGTCGGTCGACAAGCTGATCGGGCGCCCCGAGTCCTGA
- a CDS encoding cobalamin-independent methionine synthase II family protein — MHRPQDPPLPATVIGSWSFPGWYEKFITDVSAEPDQFGKLDREEAVRDAVRLAVDDQIRAGLDRITDGEMQRIDFNLGFYDYLEGLDPLPRARLWGAPAHDQRSKYRCVAAITAPRGLGTVEEYRRFRTITDAPAKVPVPGPFTLAGCIGGGDVYADRSAVTEALIPIVNAELRALVAAGVDMIQLDEPSFSCHPDDPERFLDVVARTVEGVDAYISMHMCFGNYRARAVAHRSYAPLFPHIGRARVDQLAFEFASREMAEVELLADLPETMDVAVGLVDVKNTWVEPADLVAERIRLVLKHLDASRVSVTPDCGFSQTARHIAVAKSKALADGARIMRQELGGASA, encoded by the coding sequence ATGCACCGACCGCAAGATCCGCCTCTGCCGGCCACCGTCATCGGCAGCTGGTCGTTCCCCGGCTGGTACGAGAAGTTCATCACCGACGTCTCGGCCGAGCCCGACCAGTTCGGCAAGCTCGACCGCGAGGAGGCCGTGCGCGACGCGGTCCGCCTGGCCGTCGACGATCAGATCCGCGCGGGGCTCGACCGGATCACCGACGGCGAGATGCAACGGATCGACTTCAACCTCGGCTTTTATGACTATCTGGAAGGGCTGGACCCCCTGCCGAGGGCCCGCCTCTGGGGTGCCCCGGCGCACGACCAGCGCAGCAAGTACCGCTGCGTCGCCGCGATCACGGCCCCTCGCGGCCTGGGCACGGTCGAGGAATATCGCCGGTTCCGCACGATCACCGACGCCCCGGCCAAGGTCCCCGTCCCGGGCCCGTTCACCCTGGCCGGCTGCATCGGCGGGGGCGACGTCTACGCCGATCGCAGTGCCGTCACCGAGGCCCTGATCCCGATCGTCAACGCCGAGCTGCGGGCCCTGGTCGCGGCCGGCGTCGACATGATCCAGCTCGACGAGCCGAGCTTCTCCTGCCACCCCGACGACCCCGAGCGGTTCCTGGACGTGGTGGCCCGCACCGTCGAGGGGGTCGACGCCTACATCAGCATGCACATGTGCTTCGGCAACTACCGGGCAAGGGCCGTCGCCCACCGCTCCTACGCCCCGCTCTTCCCGCACATCGGCCGGGCCCGCGTGGACCAGCTGGCCTTCGAGTTCGCCAGCCGCGAGATGGCCGAGGTCGAGCTGCTCGCCGACCTGCCCGAGACCATGGACGTGGCCGTCGGCCTCGTCGACGTCAAGAACACCTGGGTCGAGCCCGCCGACCTTGTCGCCGAGCGGATTCGCCTGGTCTTGAAGCACCTCGACGCATCGAGGGTTTCCGTGACCCCCGATTGCGGGTTCTCGCAGACGGCCCGCCACATCGCGGTCGCCAAGTCGAAGGCGTTGGCGGACGGGGCGAGGATTATGCGGCAGGAACTCGGCGGGGCGTCCGCATGA